A genomic region of Rheinheimera sp. MMS21-TC3 contains the following coding sequences:
- the dauA gene encoding C4-dicarboxylic acid transporter DauA, translating to MSNRSYLRSLRLGYALRETLAEGYSRQKFIKDMLAGVTVGIIAIPLAMALAIASGVAPQYGLYTAIIAGFIIALTGGSRFSVSGPTAAFVVILYPVAMKYGLSGLLIATVLSGIMLLLMAMFRLGRLIEYIPAPVTLGFTSGIAVVIAILQINDFFGLAITDLPESTLEKALLLVSNLVNTSWPTLTVSAVTLAVMLLWPRLKTALPAHLPALFLGTLLALIFMQLGLELDTIGSRFSYLTPEGEIGSGIPAYLPSFVWPWQQLGPEGVGLTFSWPLAKDLLAAAFAMAMLGAIESLLCAVVLDGMSGRRHSANSELFGQGLGNIIAPFFGGITATAALARSAVNYKAGAQSPIAAMVHALVLLLALVLLAPLLSYLPMAALAALLIVVAWNMSEAKKALQLIKTAPISDIWVFFCCFSLTVLFDMVIAITAGIVLAALLFMKEIAAMTKVTDISQQRKHIPAPLPEHWLALKISGPLFFAAADRVFADIGNLTQHSKGIILYMDGVPLLDAGGLAALTKLIKQCRAENTQLYIADLQFQPLKTLARAQIKPEPGVVVFYPTLHEALEAINNAKTTT from the coding sequence GTGTCTAATCGTAGTTATTTACGTTCATTACGCTTAGGTTATGCGCTACGTGAAACCTTGGCAGAAGGCTACAGCCGACAAAAATTTATAAAAGATATGTTAGCTGGCGTAACAGTGGGTATTATTGCTATTCCATTAGCAATGGCCTTAGCTATTGCCAGTGGCGTTGCACCGCAATATGGCTTGTATACTGCTATTATTGCTGGCTTTATTATTGCCCTAACCGGCGGTTCGCGCTTTAGTGTCTCAGGCCCTACTGCCGCTTTTGTTGTTATTTTATATCCCGTTGCCATGAAGTATGGTTTAAGCGGTTTGCTTATCGCTACTGTCTTATCCGGTATTATGTTATTGCTAATGGCTATGTTCAGGCTAGGCCGTTTAATTGAATATATTCCTGCGCCTGTCACCTTGGGCTTTACTAGCGGTATAGCCGTGGTTATTGCCATTTTACAGATTAATGATTTTTTTGGCTTAGCCATCACCGATTTACCTGAAAGCACTCTAGAAAAAGCACTATTGCTTGTTAGCAACTTAGTCAATACATCTTGGCCTACTTTAACTGTAAGTGCCGTTACACTTGCCGTTATGCTGTTATGGCCACGTTTAAAAACAGCTTTACCTGCGCATTTACCTGCTTTATTTTTAGGTACTTTACTGGCTTTAATCTTTATGCAGCTAGGCTTAGAGCTAGATACTATTGGCTCACGTTTTAGTTACCTAACACCTGAAGGCGAGATTGGTAGCGGGATCCCCGCCTACTTACCCAGCTTTGTTTGGCCTTGGCAACAGCTTGGCCCCGAAGGTGTTGGCTTAACGTTTAGCTGGCCATTAGCAAAAGATCTACTGGCCGCCGCTTTTGCCATGGCAATGCTTGGTGCTATTGAATCATTACTCTGTGCCGTAGTATTAGATGGTATGTCGGGTCGCCGTCATAGTGCTAACAGCGAGTTATTTGGTCAAGGCTTAGGTAATATCATTGCTCCGTTTTTTGGTGGTATTACTGCTACCGCCGCTTTAGCCCGCTCGGCTGTAAACTATAAAGCAGGGGCTCAATCACCTATTGCTGCTATGGTGCATGCGTTAGTCTTGTTACTAGCCTTAGTATTATTAGCGCCTTTATTATCTTATCTGCCTATGGCAGCTTTGGCCGCACTGTTAATTGTTGTTGCTTGGAATATGAGTGAGGCTAAAAAGGCCCTACAATTAATTAAAACTGCGCCTATTAGTGATATTTGGGTATTTTTCTGCTGTTTTTCTTTAACTGTACTCTTTGATATGGTTATTGCCATCACCGCCGGTATTGTATTAGCAGCATTATTGTTTATGAAAGAAATTGCCGCTATGACCAAAGTTACCGATATCAGTCAACAGCGCAAACATATTCCAGCGCCATTACCGGAACATTGGTTAGCATTAAAGATTAGTGGGCCCTTATTCTTTGCCGCTGCCGATCGGGTTTTTGCAGATATTGGTAACTTAACCCAACATAGCAAAGGCATAATTTTATATATGGACGGCGTGCCATTATTAGATGCTGGTGGGCTAGCGGCTTTAACCAAGCTGATTAAGCAATGCCGAGCAGAAAATACCCAGTTGTATATAGCAGACTTACAGTTTCAACCGTTAAAAACACTGGCCAGAGCCCAGATAAAACCAGAGCCAGGTGTTGTAGTTTTTTACCCTACATTGCACGAGGCTTTAGAGGCAATTAACAACGCTAAGACTACAACTTAA
- a CDS encoding class II fumarate hydratase: MKTRTERDSMGELQVPVNALYQAQTQRAVQNFPFSDLLFPKQFIAALLKIKLAAAQANKELGLLEANICQAICQAAKQQLADIDMQHYPIDLFQTGSGTSTNMNANEVLATLASKNLGKTVHPNDHVNLGQSSNDTIPTAIHVSAALAINNQLLPALEQLQHSLANKIQKIGHIVKTGRTHLMDAMPVTFEQVLTGWSSQLKLNQQQLKQQLQQLLGLAQGGTAVGTGINAHPDFAKLFCQQLNSLTDMQFRPADNLFAAIGSQDSAVACSGSLKTLAVTIMKISNDLRWMNSGPLAGIAEIELAAIQPGSSIMPGKVNPVIPEATAMICAQVIGNDSTITVAGQSGNFELNVMLPVIAYNLLQSINLLSTACHELASQTIDSFTVLEDNIDQALARNPILVTALNPLIGYSKAATIAKQAYQQQRPVIDVALEHTEYSRAELAELLDPKTLTKQAIPK, translated from the coding sequence ATGAAAACTAGAACCGAACGCGACAGCATGGGCGAACTACAAGTACCTGTAAACGCTTTATATCAAGCACAAACACAACGAGCTGTACAAAATTTTCCTTTTAGCGATCTGTTATTTCCTAAGCAGTTTATTGCTGCATTATTAAAAATTAAATTAGCGGCAGCACAAGCAAACAAAGAACTTGGTTTATTAGAGGCCAATATTTGCCAAGCCATTTGCCAAGCAGCTAAGCAACAATTAGCAGATATAGACATGCAACATTACCCGATTGATCTGTTTCAAACAGGCTCGGGCACTAGTACCAACATGAACGCCAATGAAGTGCTTGCTACCTTAGCATCTAAAAACTTGGGCAAAACCGTACACCCTAACGACCATGTAAACTTAGGTCAAAGCAGTAACGATACTATTCCTACTGCTATTCATGTTAGTGCAGCTTTAGCTATTAACAACCAGTTATTACCGGCCTTAGAGCAACTTCAGCACAGCCTAGCTAATAAAATCCAGAAAATTGGGCATATTGTTAAAACTGGCCGCACTCACTTAATGGATGCCATGCCGGTAACCTTTGAGCAGGTTTTAACCGGCTGGTCTAGCCAACTTAAGCTGAATCAACAACAACTCAAGCAACAATTACAGCAACTACTTGGCTTAGCTCAAGGCGGTACAGCTGTTGGTACAGGTATTAATGCTCACCCCGACTTTGCTAAGCTATTTTGCCAACAGCTAAACTCACTCACTGATATGCAGTTTAGACCTGCAGATAACTTATTTGCCGCTATTGGCTCACAAGATAGCGCTGTTGCTTGCTCGGGTAGCTTAAAAACCTTAGCCGTAACTATAATGAAAATTAGTAATGACTTACGCTGGATGAACTCTGGACCTCTGGCTGGTATAGCTGAAATTGAGCTAGCGGCTATTCAACCAGGGTCATCTATTATGCCTGGCAAGGTTAACCCTGTTATTCCAGAAGCCACTGCTATGATTTGTGCTCAAGTAATAGGTAATGACAGCACTATCACAGTTGCCGGCCAATCAGGTAACTTTGAGCTAAATGTTATGTTGCCAGTTATAGCTTATAATTTACTGCAAAGTATTAACTTACTTAGTACTGCCTGTCATGAGTTAGCTAGCCAAACAATAGATAGTTTTACCGTACTTGAAGATAATATTGATCAAGCCCTAGCTCGTAACCCTATTTTAGTTACTGCTTTAAATCCACTTATTGGCTATAGCAAAGCAGCGACTATAGCCAAACAAGCTTATCAACAGCAAAGACCCGTTATCGATGTTGCCTTAGAGCATACTGAATACAGTAGAGCCGAACTGGCTGAGTTACTGGACCCCAAAACACTAACCAAGCAAGCAATACCTAAGTAA
- a CDS encoding threonine/serine exporter ThrE family protein produces the protein MDSADFIQKRKFIVKLGKMLHKYGTPAYRLEAHLKELTQHLQLKGSFIISPTAMTFVIWSEGHEQEYTHAERVDPGGIDLGSLSRSDDLVEKLLRGEISIQQADAMLDIINDRPSSYGHLATALAMVLSGGAFALLMATSWNDVLWSSVLSLMVYLFMVWAERSIRIAHMLEPLVAMAAAIAACAISRYIDPGVNIRLVVLSAIIVFIPGLALTLGFAELAARHLVSGNARVMDALMLLFKLYFGAFIGIEIGFSVFGQVDFIKPEPIPDVMAWLAIGILGCSLMVLFKSRGKYTIWSLASGFIAYGVSITGATFFDYTLGAFFGAFAVGIYSNLFTRFANAPAAIVATHGLIVLVPGSKAYIGLNTLISGQEFVVSTGIGQQTFLIFMALVAGIIFANVALPPRKSL, from the coding sequence TTGGATAGCGCCGATTTTATTCAAAAACGTAAGTTTATTGTCAAACTTGGCAAGATGCTGCACAAATATGGCACTCCTGCCTATCGCTTAGAAGCACACCTTAAAGAATTAACTCAGCATTTACAGCTTAAAGGCTCCTTTATTATTTCGCCCACAGCAATGACCTTTGTTATTTGGAGCGAAGGCCATGAGCAAGAATATACCCACGCTGAGCGTGTTGATCCTGGCGGTATTGACTTAGGCTCATTATCGCGCTCGGATGATTTAGTAGAAAAGCTGCTTCGTGGCGAAATTAGCATCCAACAAGCTGATGCTATGCTAGACATTATTAATGATCGGCCAAGCTCATACGGCCATCTTGCAACCGCTTTAGCCATGGTTTTATCAGGTGGTGCTTTTGCTTTACTGATGGCCACTAGTTGGAATGATGTTTTATGGTCGTCAGTATTATCATTAATGGTTTATCTATTTATGGTATGGGCCGAGCGTTCTATCCGTATCGCCCACATGTTAGAGCCCTTAGTTGCCATGGCAGCAGCTATAGCAGCTTGCGCTATTAGCCGTTACATTGACCCTGGGGTTAATATTCGCTTAGTAGTGTTATCGGCTATAATCGTCTTTATTCCTGGCTTGGCTTTAACCTTAGGCTTTGCTGAGTTGGCCGCTAGACATTTAGTGTCGGGTAATGCCAGAGTAATGGACGCCTTAATGCTGTTATTTAAGCTTTATTTTGGTGCCTTTATAGGGATAGAAATTGGCTTTAGTGTTTTTGGCCAAGTTGACTTTATAAAGCCTGAGCCTATACCCGATGTGATGGCATGGCTAGCAATTGGTATTTTAGGCTGTTCGTTAATGGTGCTATTTAAAAGCCGTGGTAAATATACGATCTGGTCACTTGCTTCTGGTTTTATTGCTTATGGCGTTAGTATTACCGGCGCAACTTTTTTTGATTATACCTTAGGCGCGTTTTTTGGTGCTTTTGCCGTTGGTATCTATAGTAATTTATTTACCCGTTTTGCTAATGCACCCGCTGCTATAGTGGCGACTCATGGTTTAATCGTCTTAGTGCCTGGTAGCAAAGCCTATATCGGTTTAAATACACTTATTTCTGGCCAAGAGTTTGTTGTCTCAACGGGAATTGGCCAGCAAACTTTTTTAATTTTTATGGCATTAGTTGCTGGTATTATTTTTGCTAACGTTGCTTTACCGCCCCGTAAAAGCTTGTAG
- a CDS encoding amidohydrolase: MSVFSRCAVIALLFSASSLVAAPVVLTNIHGYGFNAERELSPFQVLVFDDATGKVLARGDSSIAKQYAKAKTIDGKGKTLLPGLIDGHGHVLGLGFNLSMTELRGSQSEQAAVQRVAEFAANNPELSWIRGRGWNQVLWPEKQFPTTALLDEAVANKPVWLRRVDGHAGWANSQALAIAGITKETLDPAGGEIIRDAKGNPTGVLIDNAMALVERHIPDSTENEKRLALKAAFQHLLALGITSTHDAGVNTDTVKLYQQLAAEQALPIRIYPMLSASDPQLAQWLKAGIIDDPTDFLDIRSVKIYGDGALGSRGAALIKPYSDQPEQSGLLVTAPEQLQSLMQQTINAGFQANVHAIGDLSNRLTLDMFEQLVPAEQRLASRHRIEHAQIVAPEDIPRFASLAVIPAMQAVHATSDKNMAADRLGEARLEGAYAWRTFLDQGSIIVGGSDFPVELAEPFHGIHASVTRQDQQNQPKGGWLPQQKLTLVEALRSFTQDAAYGAFQDQMMGTLAPGSWADFILINRNIFTIPETELWQIGVEQTWVNGQQAFQK, encoded by the coding sequence ATGTCAGTATTTTCTCGTTGTGCTGTAATCGCTTTATTATTTAGCGCCAGCAGCTTAGTTGCCGCACCCGTTGTGCTAACTAATATTCATGGCTATGGCTTTAATGCCGAGCGTGAGCTCAGTCCTTTTCAAGTGCTGGTATTTGATGACGCAACTGGCAAAGTATTAGCTCGAGGTGATAGCAGTATTGCCAAACAATATGCCAAGGCTAAAACCATAGACGGTAAAGGCAAAACCTTATTACCCGGACTCATTGACGGCCATGGCCACGTTTTAGGCTTAGGCTTTAACTTGTCAATGACAGAGTTGCGTGGCAGCCAAAGTGAACAAGCTGCTGTACAAAGGGTTGCTGAATTTGCCGCTAACAATCCAGAGTTAAGCTGGATTAGAGGCCGCGGTTGGAATCAAGTATTATGGCCAGAAAAACAATTTCCCACTACGGCATTATTAGATGAAGCTGTCGCAAATAAGCCCGTTTGGTTACGGCGGGTTGATGGTCATGCTGGCTGGGCTAATAGTCAAGCTCTTGCAATAGCTGGCATAACTAAAGAAACCTTAGATCCTGCTGGTGGTGAAATTATTCGTGACGCTAAAGGTAACCCTACCGGCGTGCTAATAGATAATGCTATGGCATTAGTTGAACGCCATATTCCAGACAGCACAGAGAACGAAAAACGCCTAGCGTTAAAAGCAGCTTTTCAACACTTATTGGCTTTAGGCATTACCAGCACTCATGATGCCGGTGTCAATACCGATACAGTCAAGCTGTACCAACAATTAGCCGCTGAACAAGCTTTGCCTATACGCATTTACCCTATGCTGTCAGCCAGTGATCCACAGCTAGCACAATGGCTAAAAGCCGGTATTATTGACGACCCCACAGACTTTTTGGATATTCGTTCAGTAAAAATCTATGGCGATGGTGCTTTAGGTAGCCGTGGCGCGGCTTTAATTAAACCTTATAGCGACCAGCCGGAGCAGAGCGGTTTATTAGTAACAGCACCTGAGCAACTGCAGAGCTTAATGCAGCAAACTATTAATGCTGGTTTTCAAGCTAATGTGCATGCCATAGGCGATTTATCTAACCGCTTAACCTTAGATATGTTTGAACAACTTGTACCAGCCGAGCAACGTTTAGCCAGTAGGCATAGAATTGAGCACGCACAAATAGTGGCACCTGAAGATATTCCTCGCTTTGCTAGCCTTGCCGTCATCCCTGCTATGCAAGCAGTGCATGCCACTTCTGACAAAAACATGGCCGCTGATCGTCTAGGCGAAGCACGCTTAGAAGGGGCTTATGCTTGGCGCACTTTTTTAGATCAAGGCAGCATTATAGTTGGTGGCTCAGACTTCCCTGTCGAATTAGCCGAACCTTTTCATGGTATCCATGCCTCTGTTACCCGCCAAGATCAGCAAAATCAGCCCAAAGGTGGCTGGCTACCTCAGCAAAAATTAACCTTAGTTGAAGCCTTGCGTTCATTTACTCAAGACGCCGCTTATGGTGCCTTTCAAGATCAGATGATGGGCACCTTAGCACCTGGTAGCTGGGCCGATTTTATCTTAATTAATCGCAACATTTTCACTATTCCTGAAACTGAACTGTGGCAAATTGGCGTTGAGCAAACTTGGGTTAATGGTCAACAGGCATTTCAAAAGTGA
- a CDS encoding DUF3019 domain-containing protein yields MHGFWLVIALASASTDAEQCKADICWRVSPNTCVAERLDQACLTTLKVQWHSATTQSLCVATSEQTLHCWQPSKTGSWQEKIPWQNTTLSLQTNTALIILQTELQVLSRKPIKPRRLNGPWSIF; encoded by the coding sequence ATGCATGGATTTTGGTTAGTTATAGCACTTGCTAGTGCAAGTACTGATGCAGAACAATGCAAAGCAGATATTTGTTGGCGGGTTAGCCCTAACACTTGTGTTGCTGAGCGCCTTGATCAAGCTTGTTTAACTACCCTAAAAGTACAATGGCACAGTGCAACAACACAATCTCTATGTGTAGCTACTTCAGAGCAAACTTTACACTGCTGGCAACCAAGTAAAACCGGCAGTTGGCAAGAAAAAATACCTTGGCAAAACACAACTTTATCACTGCAAACTAATACGGCCTTAATCATTTTACAAACCGAGCTGCAAGTGCTTAGTCGTAAGCCGATTAAACCCCGACGATTAAACGGCCCCTGGAGTATTTTCTAA
- a CDS encoding RNA methyltransferase, with amino-acid sequence MISQKWSKLIRSLQQKKQRKLEQCFIVEGEKAVLELLASKWQVKALFATERFLQQHAAAVAPLDLVQSCSSEELAKVGTFSTNDAALAVVVMPEAKAFTSTQPNWVLVLDQINDPGNLGSIIRIADWYGIKHIVCSPDTADMYNPKVIAAAKGSFLRVNLYYQPLAPLLAQQQQPIFGAYLGGESVHALTLSSPNGFIVMGNEANGISPELSGFINKKITIPGYGNAESLNVAIATAIICDNLCRLSQA; translated from the coding sequence GTGATTAGTCAGAAATGGAGTAAGTTGATCCGCAGCTTGCAGCAAAAAAAACAACGTAAGCTTGAACAATGTTTTATTGTTGAAGGTGAAAAAGCAGTATTAGAATTATTAGCCTCAAAGTGGCAAGTAAAAGCCTTATTTGCCACAGAGCGTTTTTTACAGCAGCATGCTGCAGCTGTTGCCCCGCTAGATTTAGTGCAAAGTTGCAGCAGTGAAGAATTAGCCAAAGTAGGAACTTTCAGCACTAACGATGCCGCCTTAGCCGTAGTTGTTATGCCAGAGGCCAAAGCCTTCACCAGCACTCAACCTAACTGGGTGCTAGTTTTAGACCAAATTAATGACCCAGGTAACCTTGGCAGTATTATTCGTATTGCCGATTGGTATGGTATTAAACATATAGTCTGCTCACCTGACACCGCAGATATGTATAATCCTAAAGTGATTGCCGCAGCCAAAGGTTCGTTTTTGCGGGTCAATTTATATTATCAACCCTTAGCCCCCCTTTTAGCTCAACAGCAGCAACCGATTTTTGGTGCTTATTTAGGCGGCGAATCGGTGCACGCTTTAACGCTAAGCTCACCTAATGGTTTTATTGTCATGGGCAATGAAGCTAATGGTATTAGCCCAGAACTTAGCGGCTTTATTAATAAGAAAATTACCATTCCTGGCTATGGCAATGCTGAATCACTAAATGTCGCTATCGCCACCGCTATTATCTGCGACAATTTATGTCGTTTAAGTCAAGCTTAG
- a CDS encoding MipA/OmpV family protein — MRYLVILLWFCSLSLSADEVADCNDEGCITNPDFMFSLSLGYGQRSNPLYGGAELPLVVLPDFYYYAEYWFFDNGKLGLTKPLTPNWQLSLVSQLNPEKGYFQKWFSSNFTAFPFTSPLTPQASVVEKSAAAAANISQVNKRPTAVDLGIQLDWFKKSWHGQTIIWHDISNSYNGHHVSISLGKSWQHSTGWWQLNGRLFWKGAKLMDTYYGINQYEPFNIQHYQAKASWQPEISLQWRQPITERATLVGFLRYLYLDKAMTNSPLTRSDHITTWFFGVNYRFL, encoded by the coding sequence GTGCGTTATCTCGTTATTTTACTCTGGTTCTGTTCGTTAAGCTTAAGTGCAGACGAAGTAGCTGACTGTAATGACGAAGGTTGTATAACAAACCCAGATTTTATGTTTAGCCTAAGCTTAGGTTATGGTCAGCGTTCTAATCCATTATATGGCGGAGCAGAGTTACCTTTAGTTGTGTTACCCGACTTTTACTATTATGCAGAATATTGGTTTTTTGATAACGGTAAATTAGGCTTAACTAAACCATTAACCCCGAACTGGCAACTTAGCTTAGTTAGTCAATTAAACCCTGAAAAAGGCTACTTCCAAAAATGGTTTAGCAGCAACTTTACCGCTTTTCCTTTTACTTCTCCCTTAACGCCTCAAGCTTCCGTTGTTGAAAAATCGGCTGCTGCTGCAGCAAATATTAGTCAAGTAAATAAAAGGCCCACCGCTGTTGATCTAGGTATACAGCTAGATTGGTTTAAAAAAAGCTGGCATGGTCAAACTATTATTTGGCATGATATTAGTAATAGTTATAATGGCCATCATGTTAGTATTAGTCTTGGTAAAAGCTGGCAGCATTCTACGGGCTGGTGGCAGCTAAACGGGCGTTTATTTTGGAAAGGTGCCAAACTTATGGATACCTATTATGGTATAAACCAATATGAACCTTTTAATATTCAACATTACCAAGCTAAAGCAAGCTGGCAACCAGAAATTAGCTTACAATGGCGGCAACCGATAACAGAGCGCGCAACCTTAGTGGGCTTTTTACGTTATTTATATCTGGATAAAGCCATGACTAATAGCCCTCTAACACGCTCTGATCATATTACAACATGGTTTTTTGGTGTTAATTATCGGTTTTTATAA
- a CDS encoding monovalent cation/H+ antiporter subunit A, with amino-acid sequence MTLLWILLLPMLGSLVPVLSAKTSRSTCALLTAIPPALALAILLSLTQTVFSGEVLRFGLDWVPLLGLEIVIRLDGLAYLFSLLILGIGLLIILYARYYLSVQDSMPRFYAYLMLFMTAMLGIVLSGNILQLWLFWELTSISSFLLISFWWHQTEARQGARMALTVTGAGGLALLAAFILIGQAVGSYDLDQVLASKDIILQHHLYPVMLVLFLIGCFTKSAQFPFHFWLPNAMAAPTPVSAYLHSATMVKAGIFLLARFYPVMSGTELWFVIVSLTGLITLLIGAYLALFKHDLKGLLAYSTISHLGLITMLFGIGSDLAAIAGIFHIINHATFKASLFMAAGIIDHESGSRDMRKLNGLWQFMPITATLAMVAAAAMAGVPLLNGFLSKEMFFTETLHQHLLGSLSWVIPVLATVAGIFSVAYSMRFIHDVFFNGQPKGLTKTPKEPPRYMRVPVEVLVALCILVGIFPGYFIQDILNSAAVAVLGGPIPQYSVAIWHGFNLPLLMSVLALIGGTVIYVNRKHLFDFQHMLPGIDVLETFELYIAKFIKACTAAYNWLDNGSLQRYMKLLLLSFIVLAGLPLINLDTLWGGRAELPVDVVNLAGVTMLLIGAFATTVLHRFRLMALLMISVVGLMVSIAFTRFSAPDLALTQLSVEVVTIILLMLALFFLPHKTPKQSSAGRVLFDVAIASMVGVIVGSLSYALMTRPFTTISDFFIANAKTGGGGTNVVNVILVDFRGFDTLGEITVLGIAALGIFKLLTRIPLFKPSSDGEGRPWSTERHSMLLATVSQVLLPLALMVSVFIFFRGHNLPGGGFIAGLVTAVAIILQYIAHGVDWVKTRMEVEYQRVIAIGLTIALVTGIGSMLFNKPFLTSWFDYYHLPLLGEIELASAIAFDLGVYITVVGATLLILANLGKMTTSHRPVHKETI; translated from the coding sequence ATGACACTTTTATGGATCTTGCTGTTACCCATGCTGGGCTCTTTAGTGCCAGTATTAAGTGCCAAAACAAGTAGGAGTACTTGCGCGCTATTAACAGCTATTCCGCCAGCTTTAGCTTTAGCCATACTGTTATCCTTAACCCAAACGGTGTTTAGCGGCGAAGTGTTACGTTTTGGCTTAGACTGGGTACCGCTTTTAGGCTTAGAGATTGTTATTAGGCTGGATGGTTTAGCCTATTTATTTAGTTTATTGATCTTAGGTATTGGCTTGCTGATTATTTTATATGCGCGCTATTACCTGTCAGTGCAAGACTCCATGCCTCGGTTTTATGCTTATTTAATGTTATTTATGACAGCGATGTTAGGCATAGTGCTATCGGGTAATATTTTACAACTCTGGTTATTTTGGGAATTAACCAGCATAAGCTCATTTTTATTAATTAGTTTTTGGTGGCATCAAACCGAGGCGCGACAAGGAGCACGCATGGCCTTAACGGTAACAGGTGCCGGTGGTTTAGCTTTATTAGCAGCCTTTATATTAATTGGCCAAGCGGTTGGTAGCTATGATTTAGATCAGGTACTGGCCAGTAAAGATATTATTTTGCAGCATCATTTATACCCAGTGATGCTCGTGTTATTTTTAATTGGCTGTTTTACTAAATCGGCGCAATTCCCATTCCATTTTTGGTTACCTAATGCCATGGCAGCGCCAACTCCGGTAAGTGCTTACTTACACTCAGCCACTATGGTTAAAGCCGGTATCTTTTTATTAGCTCGCTTTTATCCGGTTATGTCGGGTACCGAGCTGTGGTTTGTTATTGTTAGCTTAACAGGATTAATTACTCTGCTAATTGGTGCCTATTTAGCCTTATTTAAACACGACTTAAAAGGTTTGCTAGCCTATTCCACTATTAGCCATTTAGGCTTAATTACTATGTTGTTTGGCATTGGCTCAGACTTAGCTGCTATTGCCGGTATTTTTCATATTATTAATCATGCTACCTTTAAAGCGTCTTTATTTATGGCTGCGGGCATTATTGACCATGAATCAGGGTCACGCGATATGCGCAAGCTAAATGGCTTATGGCAATTTATGCCCATAACCGCCACTTTAGCTATGGTAGCAGCTGCCGCTATGGCTGGTGTGCCATTATTAAACGGCTTTTTATCTAAAGAAATGTTCTTTACTGAAACCTTGCATCAGCACTTATTAGGCTCGTTATCTTGGGTGATCCCTGTATTGGCAACCGTAGCAGGTATTTTTTCGGTTGCTTATTCAATGCGCTTTATTCATGACGTATTTTTTAATGGCCAACCTAAAGGCTTAACCAAAACGCCAAAAGAGCCGCCACGCTATATGCGGGTGCCGGTTGAAGTCTTAGTTGCACTTTGTATTTTAGTCGGTATTTTCCCTGGCTACTTTATTCAAGATATTTTAAATTCAGCTGCCGTTGCTGTATTAGGTGGGCCGATTCCTCAGTACAGTGTGGCAATTTGGCATGGTTTTAACCTACCGTTGCTAATGAGTGTACTAGCACTTATTGGAGGCACTGTAATCTATGTCAACCGCAAGCACTTATTTGATTTTCAGCATATGCTGCCGGGTATAGATGTCCTGGAAACCTTTGAGTTATACATTGCTAAATTTATCAAGGCTTGTACTGCTGCTTATAACTGGCTAGATAATGGCTCATTACAACGCTATATGAAGCTGTTACTGTTAAGTTTTATTGTGCTGGCAGGTCTGCCTTTAATAAACCTAGATACCTTATGGGGCGGCCGTGCCGAGCTACCGGTTGACGTTGTTAACCTAGCGGGGGTAACCATGCTATTAATTGGTGCTTTTGCTACTACGGTACTGCATCGTTTTCGGTTAATGGCATTATTAATGATATCTGTAGTAGGCTTAATGGTGTCTATTGCCTTTACCCGTTTTTCTGCGCCAGACTTAGCCTTAACGCAATTATCAGTTGAAGTAGTGACCATTATTTTATTAATGCTGGCGCTATTCTTTTTACCCCATAAAACGCCCAAACAATCCAGCGCAGGGCGGGTGTTGTTTGATGTTGCTATAGCCAGTATGGTCGGGGTGATAGTAGGTAGCTTAAGCTATGCCTTAATGACCCGACCCTTTACTACTATTTCTGATTTCTTTATTGCTAACGCTAAAACTGGTGGCGGTGGTACTAACGTGGTAAACGTTATTTTAGTCGACTTCCGTGGCTTTGATACTTTAGGTGAAATTACCGTTTTAGGTATAGCAGCTTTGGGTATTTTCAAATTGCTAACGCGTATTCCGTTATTTAAACCCAGTAGCGACGGTGAAGGTCGACCTTGGAGTACCGAACGCCATTCCATGTTGTTAGCGACTGTATCTCAAGTGCTATTGCCGTTAGCGCTAATGGTGTCGGTATTTATTTTCTTCCGTGGCCATAACTTACCAGGTGGCGGCTTTATTGCTGGCTTAGTCACGGCAGTAGCTATTATCTTGCAATATATTGCCCACGGAGTCGATTGGGTGAAAACCCGAATGGAAGTTGAATATCAGCGGGTAATTGCTATCGGTTTAACCATAGCTTTAGTAACAGGTATAGGCAGTATGTTGTTTAATAAGCCATTCTTAACTTCTTGGTTTGATTACTACCATTTACCGTTATTAGGCGAAATTGAATTAGCTAGTGCAATAGCTTTTGATTTAGGGGTGTACATTACGGTAGTAGGTGCAACTTTATTAATTTTGGCTAACTTAGGCAAAATGACCACTAGCCATAGACCTGTACATAAGGAAACAATCTAA